The following are encoded in a window of Castanea sativa cultivar Marrone di Chiusa Pesio chromosome 5, ASM4071231v1 genomic DNA:
- the LOC142634896 gene encoding heat shock 70 kDa protein 15-like has product MALQDRIMEETKDRKNAVEAYVYDMRNKLSDKYQEFVTDSEREGFTTKLQEGAIIDQLVRCINSYRVAAVSNYHIDISEKEKVLNECVEAEAWLREKRLQRDSIPKYVNPVLSSADVLKKTETLERFYKLITMKPRAARAKPATPEAPPTPPPQASEQQQPRGVDANASRGGSKWQC; this is encoded by the exons ATGGCTTTGCAAGATAGAATAATGGAAGAAACAAAAGACAGGAAGAATGCCGTTGAGGCCTATGTCTATGACATGAGAAACAAG CTTAGTGACAAATATCAGGAATTCGTCACTGATTCGGAGAGGGAAGGGTTTACTACTAAACTCCAGGAG GGAGCTATAATTGATCAGCTTGTTCGTTGCATTAATAGCTACAGAGTAGCAGCAGTTTCAAATTATCACATTGACATCTCTGAAAAAGAGAAG GTCCTAAATGAATGCGTAGAGGCAGAAGCTTGGTTGAGAGAGAAAAGGCTCCAACGGGATTCAATTCCTAAGTATGTGAATCCAGTTCTCTCGTCTGCTGATGTGCTAAAGAAGACTGAAACACTGGAAAG GTTTTATAAACTAATAACGATGAAACCAAGGGCAGCACGAGCCAAGCCAGCTACTCCTGAGGCCCCACCAACCCCACCTCCTCAGGCCAGTGAGCAGCAGCAACCTCGAGGAGTAGATGCTAATGCCAGCCGAGGGGGCAGCAAATGGCAGTGCTGA